A single region of the Halorussus gelatinilyticus genome encodes:
- a CDS encoding V-type ATP synthase subunit D, whose product MAKDVKPTRKNLMQIEDRIQLSERGHDTLEKKRDGLIMEFMDILDQAQDVRSDLEDDYGLAQQKINMARAMEGDVAVRGAAAALKEHPEITTESKNIMGVVVPQIESTKVRKGLDERGYGVLGTSARIDEAAEAYEELLESIILAAEVETAMKKMLTEIETTKRRVNALEFKLLPELKENQEYIEQKLEEQEREEIFRLKKIKAKKEEEEKAEREAAAAEAEEAAETVTADD is encoded by the coding sequence ATGGCCAAGGACGTCAAACCCACTCGGAAGAACTTGATGCAGATCGAAGATCGCATCCAGCTCTCCGAGCGGGGTCACGACACGCTAGAGAAGAAGCGTGACGGTCTCATCATGGAGTTCATGGACATCCTCGACCAAGCGCAGGACGTGCGCTCGGACTTGGAGGACGACTACGGACTCGCCCAGCAGAAGATAAACATGGCTCGCGCGATGGAGGGCGACGTGGCGGTCCGCGGTGCGGCGGCCGCGCTCAAGGAGCACCCCGAAATCACCACCGAGTCGAAGAACATCATGGGCGTCGTCGTTCCCCAGATCGAGTCCACCAAGGTCCGGAAAGGGCTGGACGAACGGGGCTACGGCGTCCTCGGGACCAGCGCACGCATCGACGAGGCCGCGGAAGCCTACGAGGAGCTTCTGGAAAGCATCATCCTCGCGGCGGAGGTCGAGACCGCGATGAAGAAGATGCTCACCGAAATCGAGACCACCAAGCGGCGCGTCAACGCGCTGGAGTTCAAGCTACTCCCCGAACTCAAGGAGAACCAGGAGTACATCGAGCAGAAGCTCGAAGAGCAGGAGCGCGAGGAGATCTTCCGCCTCAAGAAGATCAAGGCCAAGAAAGAGGAAGAGGAGAAGGCCGAACGCGAGGCCGCCGCGGCCGAAGCCGAGGAGGCCGCCGAGACGGTCACTGCCGACGACTAA
- a CDS encoding ATP synthase subunit A → MSQATESDAVREDGEIESVSGPVVTATDLDARMNDVVYVGEEGLMGEVIEIEGNLTTIQVYEETSNVAPGEPVENTGEPLSVDLGPGMLDSIYDGVQRPLTVLEDKMGAFLDRGVDAPGIDLEKTWEFTPEVEPGDHVEPGDILGIVPETESIDHKVMVPPGSDGGEVVNVKSGDHNVEETIVELDNGEEISMRQEWPVREARPAADKKTPRTPLVTGQRVQDGLFPLAKGGTAAIPGPFGSGKTVTQQQLAKWADADIVVYIGCGERGNEMTEVIDDFPELEDPVTGKPLMSRTCLIANTSNMPVAARESCVYTGITIAEFYRDMGYDVALMADSTSRWAEAMREISSRLEEMPGEEGYPAYLAARLSEFYERAGYFDNINDTEGSVTVVGAVSPPGGDFSEPVTQNTLRIVKTFWALDADLAERRHFPSINWNESYSLYKEQLDPWFEENVAEDWPEQRQWAVDVLDEEDELQEIVQLVGKDALPEDQQLTLEVARYIREAFLQQNALHDVDTNCPPEKSYLILGAIRTFNDEAFEALDAGVPVEEVTDIDAAPRLNRIATTPDDEADEFVADLEDDIKEQLRDLY, encoded by the coding sequence ATGAGCCAAGCAACTGAAAGCGATGCCGTTCGAGAGGACGGCGAAATCGAGAGCGTAAGTGGACCGGTCGTGACCGCGACCGACCTCGACGCCCGGATGAACGACGTGGTGTACGTCGGCGAGGAAGGGCTGATGGGCGAGGTCATCGAGATCGAAGGGAACCTGACGACGATTCAGGTCTACGAGGAGACGTCAAACGTCGCGCCGGGCGAACCGGTCGAGAACACCGGCGAACCCCTGTCCGTGGACCTCGGTCCGGGGATGCTGGACTCCATCTACGACGGCGTCCAGCGACCCCTGACGGTCCTCGAAGACAAGATGGGCGCGTTCCTCGACCGCGGTGTGGACGCCCCCGGTATCGACCTCGAGAAGACGTGGGAGTTCACCCCCGAGGTCGAACCCGGCGACCACGTCGAACCCGGCGACATCCTCGGCATCGTGCCCGAGACCGAGAGCATCGACCACAAAGTGATGGTCCCGCCCGGCTCCGACGGCGGCGAAGTCGTCAACGTCAAGAGCGGCGACCACAACGTCGAGGAGACCATCGTCGAACTCGACAACGGCGAGGAAATCTCGATGCGCCAGGAGTGGCCGGTCCGCGAGGCCCGACCTGCCGCGGACAAGAAGACGCCCCGGACGCCGCTCGTGACGGGCCAGCGCGTGCAGGACGGCCTGTTCCCGCTGGCGAAGGGCGGAACCGCGGCGATTCCGGGACCGTTCGGTTCCGGCAAGACCGTCACCCAGCAGCAGTTGGCGAAGTGGGCCGACGCGGACATCGTCGTCTACATCGGCTGTGGCGAGCGCGGCAACGAGATGACCGAGGTCATCGACGACTTCCCGGAATTGGAAGACCCCGTCACCGGGAAGCCGCTGATGTCCCGGACCTGCCTCATCGCCAACACGTCGAACATGCCGGTCGCGGCGCGCGAATCCTGCGTGTACACGGGCATCACCATCGCGGAGTTCTACCGTGACATGGGGTACGACGTGGCGCTGATGGCCGACTCGACCTCGCGGTGGGCCGAGGCGATGCGCGAAATTTCCTCCCGACTGGAGGAGATGCCCGGCGAAGAGGGCTACCCCGCGTATCTGGCCGCACGCCTGTCGGAGTTCTACGAGCGCGCCGGTTACTTCGACAACATCAACGACACCGAAGGCTCGGTGACCGTGGTCGGCGCGGTCTCGCCGCCGGGCGGCGACTTCTCGGAACCCGTCACCCAGAACACCCTGCGTATCGTCAAGACGTTCTGGGCGCTCGACGCGGACCTCGCCGAGCGTCGCCACTTCCCCTCGATCAACTGGAACGAGTCCTACTCGCTGTACAAGGAGCAGCTCGACCCGTGGTTCGAGGAGAACGTCGCCGAGGACTGGCCCGAACAGCGCCAGTGGGCGGTGGACGTGCTGGACGAGGAGGACGAGCTTCAGGAGATCGTCCAGCTAGTCGGGAAGGACGCCCTGCCGGAGGACCAGCAGCTTACGCTGGAAGTCGCCCGCTACATCCGCGAGGCGTTCCTCCAGCAGAACGCGCTCCACGACGTGGACACCAACTGTCCGCCCGAGAAGTCCTACCTCATCCTGGGCGCGATTCGGACGTTCAACGACGAGGCGTTCGAGGCGCTCGACGCCGGCGTCCCGGTCGAGGAGGTTACGGACATCGACGCCGCGCCCCGACTGAACCGCATCGCCACGACGCCGGACGACGAAGCCGACGAGTTCGTCGCCGACCTCGAAGACGACATCAAAGAACAGCTCCGAGACCTCTACTAA
- a CDS encoding V-type ATP synthase subunit C — MSVPKSEGTSNYEYVTARVQARRAALFDDEDYRKLVRMGPGEIARYMEETEYETEINALGSRYDGVDLIEHALNRNLAKHFNDLLRWADGTLYELIARYLRKFDAWNVKTVVRGIYSDADREAIEEDLIYAGELDRQFLERLTEAASIEDAVEMLDNTRYGDALAEAYEDYDATGVLIPLENAVDRTYYEGLMTGVTETEDRATQLYVEFLQAEIDFRNARNALRIARSGADLDPADYFIEGGELFRASELSQLAASVDELVTFIRDSTYGEDLSAALDELERADSLIGFEHALDAALLEYSDHLSHVFPLSICPVLAYVLAKEREVDNIRAIARGREAGLSEDEIQNELVML; from the coding sequence ATGAGCGTACCAAAGTCGGAAGGAACCTCGAACTACGAATACGTCACCGCTCGGGTGCAGGCCCGGCGAGCGGCGCTGTTCGACGACGAGGACTACCGAAAGCTCGTTCGGATGGGTCCCGGCGAGATCGCTCGCTACATGGAGGAGACCGAGTACGAGACCGAGATCAACGCGCTCGGCTCCCGATACGACGGCGTGGACCTCATCGAACACGCCCTCAATCGGAATCTCGCCAAGCACTTCAACGACCTGCTCCGGTGGGCGGACGGGACGTTGTACGAGCTCATCGCCCGATACCTCCGGAAGTTCGACGCGTGGAACGTCAAGACCGTCGTACGTGGTATCTACTCCGACGCCGACAGGGAAGCCATCGAGGAGGACCTCATCTACGCCGGGGAACTCGACCGACAGTTCCTCGAACGGCTGACGGAGGCGGCCTCCATCGAGGACGCGGTCGAGATGCTCGACAACACGCGATACGGCGACGCGCTGGCCGAGGCGTACGAGGACTACGATGCGACCGGCGTACTGATTCCGTTGGAGAACGCGGTCGACCGCACCTACTACGAGGGCCTCATGACGGGGGTCACCGAGACGGAGGACCGCGCGACCCAGTTGTACGTCGAGTTCCTGCAGGCCGAGATCGACTTCCGAAACGCGCGCAACGCGCTCCGCATCGCGCGGAGCGGTGCCGACCTCGACCCGGCAGACTACTTCATCGAGGGTGGCGAACTGTTCCGCGCGTCGGAACTGTCCCAACTCGCCGCGAGCGTGGACGAACTCGTCACGTTCATCCGTGACAGCACGTACGGCGAGGACCTCTCGGCGGCGCTGGACGAACTGGAGCGGGCCGACAGCCTCATCGGTTTCGAGCACGCTCTAGACGCCGCACTGCTGGAGTACTCCGACCACCTTTCGCACGTCTTCCCGCTGTCGATCTGTCCGGTGTTGGCCTACGTGCTTGCCAAGGAACGGGAAGTCGATAACATCCGCGCCATCGCTCGCGGCCGCGAGGCCGGCCTGAGCGAGGACGAGATACAGAACGAACTGGTGATGCTATGA
- a CDS encoding V-type ATP synthase subunit F, whose protein sequence is MSQEIAVVGSPEFTTGFRLAGVRKFENVPEDEKETELDDAVSRVLDDDEIGIVVMHDEDLDYLSRQVRQEVETSVEPTMVSIGGGAGSGGLREKIKRAIGIDLMDEDEQGDNV, encoded by the coding sequence ATGAGCCAGGAAATCGCTGTCGTCGGCAGTCCGGAGTTCACCACCGGGTTCCGCCTCGCCGGCGTCCGGAAGTTCGAGAACGTCCCGGAGGACGAGAAGGAGACGGAACTCGACGACGCAGTTTCCCGCGTTCTCGACGACGACGAGATCGGTATCGTCGTGATGCACGACGAAGACCTCGATTACCTGTCCCGGCAGGTCCGGCAGGAGGTCGAGACGAGCGTCGAACCGACGATGGTCTCCATCGGCGGCGGCGCCGGGAGCGGCGGACTGCGCGAGAAGATCAAGCGTGCAATCGGTATCGACCTTATGGACGAAGACGAACAAGGTGACAACGTATGA
- a CDS encoding F0F1 ATP synthase subunit C, which produces MLFAFVNAVVPLAQDTGAAAEPAIPASAAAALAVGLAALGAGYAERGIGSAAIGAIAEDESLFGTGLIMTVLPETLVILALVVVFIVG; this is translated from the coding sequence ATGCTCTTTGCGTTCGTGAACGCCGTCGTACCGCTCGCTCAAGATACTGGCGCTGCTGCCGAACCCGCCATCCCGGCGTCGGCCGCTGCTGCGCTCGCAGTCGGTCTCGCCGCCCTCGGTGCGGGGTACGCCGAGCGCGGTATCGGTAGCGCGGCCATCGGCGCTATCGCCGAAGACGAGTCGCTGTTCGGTACGGGCCTCATCATGACGGTCCTGCCCGAGACGCTCGTCATTCTGGCGCTGGTCGTCGTCTTCATCGTCGGTTAA
- a CDS encoding ATP synthase subunit B has product MKEYQTITEISGPLVFAEVDEPIGYDEIVEIETPNGDTKRGQVLESSDGLVSIQVFEGTEGIDRKSSVRFLGETMKMPVTEDLLGRVLDGSGNPIDGGPEIVPDRRDDIVGAAINPTAREYPEEFIQTGVSAIDGMNTLVRGQKLPIFSGSGLPHNELALQIARQATVPEEDEASEDDEGSEFAVVFGAMGITAEEANEFMEDFERTGALERSVVFMNLADDPAVERTVTPRLALTTAEYLAFDKGYHVLVILTDMTNYCEALREIGAAREEVPGRRGYPGYMYTDLAQLYERAGRIEGRDGSVTQIPILTMPGDDDTHPIPDLTGYITEGQIYIDRDLNSQGITPPINVLPSLSRLMDDGIGEGLTREDHGDVSDQMYAAYAQGEDLRDLVNIVGREALSERDNKFLDFADRFEEEFVDQGFDTNRDIDETLDIGWDLLNMLPKDALNRIDEELLEKYYEEEEAEEVAAD; this is encoded by the coding sequence ATGAAAGAGTACCAAACCATCACGGAAATCAGCGGTCCGCTGGTGTTCGCGGAGGTAGACGAACCCATCGGCTACGACGAGATCGTCGAGATCGAGACGCCGAACGGCGACACCAAGCGCGGACAGGTCCTCGAATCGAGCGACGGTCTCGTCTCGATTCAGGTGTTCGAGGGCACCGAGGGTATCGACCGCAAGTCGTCGGTCCGATTCCTCGGCGAGACGATGAAGATGCCCGTGACCGAGGACCTGCTCGGTCGCGTCCTCGACGGTTCCGGCAACCCCATCGACGGCGGTCCGGAGATCGTCCCGGACCGACGTGACGACATCGTCGGCGCGGCCATCAACCCGACCGCCCGAGAGTACCCCGAGGAGTTCATCCAGACCGGCGTCTCGGCCATCGACGGCATGAACACGCTGGTCCGCGGACAGAAGCTCCCCATCTTCTCCGGGTCCGGGCTTCCGCACAACGAACTCGCGCTCCAGATCGCGCGACAGGCGACCGTGCCGGAGGAAGACGAGGCGAGCGAGGACGACGAAGGCTCCGAGTTCGCAGTGGTCTTCGGCGCGATGGGTATTACCGCCGAAGAGGCAAACGAGTTCATGGAGGACTTCGAGCGGACGGGCGCACTCGAACGCTCGGTCGTCTTCATGAACCTCGCAGACGACCCCGCGGTCGAGCGGACGGTCACGCCGCGGCTGGCGCTCACCACCGCCGAGTACCTCGCGTTCGACAAGGGCTACCACGTGCTGGTCATCCTGACGGACATGACCAACTACTGCGAGGCCCTGCGCGAAATCGGTGCGGCCCGCGAAGAGGTGCCGGGCCGCCGTGGCTACCCCGGTTACATGTACACCGACCTCGCGCAACTGTACGAGCGCGCGGGTCGAATCGAGGGTCGGGACGGCTCCGTCACCCAGATTCCCATCCTCACGATGCCGGGCGACGACGACACCCACCCGATTCCGGACCTGACCGGGTACATCACCGAGGGCCAGATCTACATCGACCGCGACCTCAACTCGCAGGGCATCACGCCGCCGATCAACGTCCTGCCGAGCCTCTCACGCCTGATGGACGACGGTATCGGTGAGGGGCTGACCCGCGAGGACCACGGCGACGTCTCCGACCAGATGTACGCCGCGTACGCGCAAGGTGAGGACCTGCGCGACCTCGTGAACATCGTCGGCCGCGAGGCGCTGAGCGAACGCGACAACAAGTTCCTCGACTTCGCCGACCGCTTCGAAGAGGAGTTCGTGGACCAAGGCTTCGACACGAACCGCGACATCGACGAGACCCTCGATATCGGTTGGGACCTCCTGAACATGCTGCCGAAAGACGCGCTCAACCGTATCGACGAGGAACTCCTCGAAAAGTACTACGAGGAAGAAGAAGCCGAAGAAGTCGCCGCGGACTGA
- a CDS encoding V-type ATP synthase subunit I, which yields MLRPERMSKVSVTGSRAVMDDVIETVHELNLVHLSDYDGSWEGFEQGNPIEGADDASEKLVTVRSLESILDIDEEDAGPSRIVTDEALEDELQSVREEVNELDDRRSELEDELRDVEDRLDSIKPFADLGIDLDLLSGYETLQVAVGEADEAEVRSALADADSIAEFGTFSGGNAVAVFAYPEDSADEDVLDELLVGVDFASLDVPDAQGSPEEYVEELEHERQKLESKLDSVENELENVKLDTASFLLAAEEKLTIDVQKAEAPLNFATTENAFVAEGWIPTERYTELTTALGETVGDRVEVDELERASYDAHEAHGPEDPDANEVAADGGTTMDGDQPPVVQDNPGAVKPFELLVETINRPKYFEFDPTVVLFLTFPAFFGFMIGDLGYGLLYLGIGYWLYSSFDNDAIKSLGGIALWAGGFTALFGILYGEIFGLHLVGEYLWGGHPPIHKGLQPVDAEYALSWMVISILAGLLHMTVGYVFDFVENLAHDPVDAVLESGSWVLLFAGIWTWIFSRQASGKKPDFLFTAFNGEPFKFGFSGFSPEIGTLGLVIGGIGLLLYVASEVKHLGGPGLVIGVLESLSVLSDALSYTRIAAVLLAKAGMAFVVNLLFFGVYVVEHGHGGAEWHFMLNHGPQYVLEHHEEASIMFPGLMHSGIAGLVGGLLVLVIGHLLVLALGITSAGLQAVRLEYVEFFGKFYEGGGEEYEPFGHDRTYTTQD from the coding sequence ATGCTCAGACCTGAGCGAATGAGCAAGGTGTCCGTGACCGGCTCGCGCGCCGTCATGGACGACGTCATCGAGACCGTCCACGAGCTGAATCTCGTCCACCTCTCGGACTACGACGGTTCGTGGGAGGGCTTCGAGCAGGGCAACCCCATCGAGGGAGCCGACGACGCCTCCGAGAAACTCGTCACCGTCCGGTCGCTCGAAAGCATCCTCGACATCGACGAGGAGGACGCCGGACCGAGCCGCATCGTCACCGACGAGGCGCTCGAAGACGAACTCCAGTCGGTCCGCGAGGAGGTCAACGAACTCGACGACCGCCGGAGCGAACTTGAGGACGAACTCCGCGACGTGGAGGACCGACTCGACTCCATCAAACCCTTCGCGGACCTCGGTATCGACCTCGACCTGCTCTCGGGCTACGAGACGCTGCAGGTCGCGGTCGGCGAAGCCGACGAAGCGGAGGTCCGGAGCGCGCTCGCCGACGCCGACTCCATCGCCGAGTTCGGCACGTTCTCGGGCGGAAACGCCGTCGCCGTCTTCGCCTACCCCGAGGACAGCGCCGACGAGGACGTGCTGGACGAACTGCTCGTGGGCGTCGACTTCGCCTCGCTGGACGTCCCCGACGCGCAGGGTAGTCCCGAGGAGTACGTCGAGGAACTCGAACACGAGCGCCAGAAGCTCGAATCCAAGCTCGACAGCGTCGAGAACGAACTCGAAAACGTCAAGCTCGACACCGCCAGCTTCCTGCTGGCGGCCGAGGAGAAACTGACTATCGACGTTCAGAAGGCCGAAGCGCCGCTCAACTTCGCGACGACGGAGAACGCCTTCGTCGCCGAAGGCTGGATTCCGACCGAGCGCTACACCGAACTCACCACCGCGCTCGGCGAGACGGTCGGCGACCGCGTCGAGGTGGACGAACTCGAACGCGCCTCGTACGACGCTCACGAGGCCCACGGTCCCGAGGACCCCGACGCCAACGAGGTCGCCGCGGACGGCGGCACCACGATGGACGGCGACCAGCCGCCGGTCGTGCAGGACAACCCCGGCGCGGTCAAACCCTTCGAGCTACTGGTCGAGACCATCAACCGGCCCAAGTACTTCGAGTTCGACCCGACGGTCGTCCTGTTCCTGACGTTCCCGGCGTTCTTCGGGTTCATGATCGGCGACCTCGGATACGGGCTCCTCTATCTGGGAATCGGCTACTGGCTCTACAGTAGCTTCGACAACGACGCCATCAAGAGTCTGGGCGGTATCGCGCTGTGGGCTGGCGGCTTCACCGCGCTGTTCGGTATCCTGTACGGCGAGATATTCGGCTTACACCTCGTCGGCGAGTACCTGTGGGGCGGCCACCCGCCGATTCACAAGGGTCTCCAGCCGGTCGACGCCGAGTACGCGCTGTCGTGGATGGTCATCTCCATCCTCGCCGGCTTGCTCCACATGACGGTCGGATACGTCTTCGACTTCGTGGAGAACCTCGCACACGACCCCGTGGACGCAGTCCTCGAAAGCGGTTCGTGGGTTCTGCTGTTCGCGGGCATCTGGACGTGGATCTTCAGCAGGCAGGCCAGCGGTAAGAAGCCCGACTTCCTGTTCACCGCGTTCAACGGTGAACCCTTCAAGTTCGGATTCAGCGGCTTCTCGCCCGAAATCGGGACCCTCGGTCTCGTCATCGGCGGAATCGGTCTCCTGCTCTACGTCGCGAGCGAGGTCAAGCACCTCGGCGGTCCCGGTCTCGTCATCGGCGTGCTGGAGAGTCTGAGCGTCCTCTCGGACGCACTCTCGTACACCCGGATAGCCGCGGTCCTGCTCGCCAAGGCGGGGATGGCCTTCGTGGTCAACCTCCTGTTCTTCGGCGTGTACGTCGTCGAACACGGTCACGGCGGTGCCGAGTGGCACTTCATGCTCAACCACGGCCCGCAGTACGTCCTCGAACACCACGAGGAGGCGTCCATCATGTTCCCCGGCCTGATGCACTCGGGCATCGCCGGGCTCGTCGGCGGCCTGCTCGTCCTCGTCATCGGCCACCTGCTCGTGCTGGCGCTCGGTATCACCAGCGCCGGTCTACAGGCGGTCCGTCTCGAATACGTCGAGTTCTTCGGCAAGTTCTACGAGGGCGGCGGCGAGGAGTACGAACCGTTCGGTCACGACCGGACGTACACGACGCAGGACTGA
- a CDS encoding V-type ATP synthase subunit E translates to MSLDTVVEDIRNEARERAKEIRSEGDERATEIVSEAESDAEEILAEQERETEQTIAQEREQKLSSAKLEAKQQRLEARRDVLQDVRSAVEDRIADLEGDEREELTRELLDAASEEFDDGDTVHVYGKPEDDELLTDVVADYDNYEYAGEYDCLGGVVVESEQSRVRVNNTFDSVLEDVWDDNLQDISKRLFEQ, encoded by the coding sequence ATGAGTCTGGACACGGTAGTTGAGGATATTCGAAACGAAGCCCGCGAGCGCGCGAAGGAGATTCGTTCCGAGGGCGACGAGCGCGCAACAGAAATCGTCTCCGAGGCCGAGAGCGACGCCGAGGAGATACTCGCGGAGCAAGAACGGGAAACCGAACAGACAATCGCCCAAGAGCGCGAGCAGAAGCTTTCGAGCGCCAAGCTCGAAGCCAAGCAGCAGCGCCTCGAAGCCCGACGAGACGTGTTGCAGGACGTTCGGTCGGCCGTCGAGGACCGCATCGCCGACCTCGAAGGCGACGAGCGCGAGGAACTGACGCGCGAACTGTTGGACGCCGCCAGCGAGGAGTTCGACGACGGTGACACCGTCCACGTCTACGGCAAGCCCGAGGACGACGAGTTGCTCACCGACGTCGTGGCCGACTACGACAACTACGAGTACGCCGGCGAGTACGACTGTCTGGGCGGCGTCGTGGTCGAGAGCGAGCAGTCTCGGGTCCGCGTGAACAACACGTTCGACTCCGTGCTGGAGGACGTCTGGGACGACAACCTTCAGGACATCAGCAAACGCCTCTTCGAGCAATGA